One genomic segment of Papaver somniferum cultivar HN1 unplaced genomic scaffold, ASM357369v1 unplaced-scaffold_6, whole genome shotgun sequence includes these proteins:
- the LOC113343431 gene encoding phosphoglycerate kinase, cytosolic-like has product MMIDPRVRYNTERIKSMFMELPAKKNVGDLKESDLKGKKVLVRTDFNVPLDANLNVTDDTKLINALPTLNYLINYGAKIIICSHLVAPHGRKYSLKPVVSRLSELLGVDVEMTKGCIGMRVHSLVSRMPNGGVVLLENVRLYRGELKNAPALARILASYADLYVNDCFLTAHRTDASSVGVTKFLRPSVAGFLMQKELDYLIGAVLKPKRPFAAIVGGIKLSREIRVIEYLLEKVDILILGGRMISTFNRANGLPVGSSPVQEDMIDTAKSIIEKAKVRGVVLHLPVDVVIADQCAPDASCKTVAAASVPDGWMILDIGSDSIQAFNASLDTAKTVLLHGSLGVYNFDKFEHGTEAITMKLAELTGKGVTTIVAGGESIKTIHKLGYAEKVSHTSTGGVSSDGLLEGKLLPGIYSLDSGC; this is encoded by the exons atgATGATTGATCCAAGAGTCCGGTATAACACGGAGAGAATCAAATCGATGTTTATGGAGCTGCCAGCAAAGAAAAATGTTGGTGATTTGAAAGAATCTGATTTAAAAGGGAAAAAAGTACTGGTTAGGACTGATTTTAATGTTCCTTTGGATGCTAATCTCAACGTTACTGATGATACTAAGCTTATCAATGCTCTTCCTACTCTCAATTACTTGATTAATTATGGAGCTAAAATTATTATCTGCAGTCATCTT GTAGCCCCTCATGGTCGTAAGTACAGCTTGAAGCCTGTTGTGTCTAGACTATCTGAGCTCCTTGGAGTCGAT GTTGAAATGACAAAGGGATGTATCGGGATGAGAGTTCACAGTTTGGTTTCCAGAATGCCAAATGGAGGTGTCGTACTCCTTGAAAATGTGAGATTATACAGAGGAGAATTGAAGAATGCCCCTGCCTTGGCGAGGATACTAGCATCTTATGCCGACCTCTATGTCAATGATTGTTTTTTAACTGCTCACAGAACTGATGCTTCCTCGGTTGGAGTCACCAAGTTCTTACGGCCATCTGTGGCTGGTTTCCTTATGCAGAAG GAACTTGACTATCTTATTGGAGCTGTATTGAAACCCAAGAGGCCTTTTGCTGCCATTGTTGGGGGTATTAAGCTCTCACGGGAGATAAGAGTAATTGAATATTTGCTGGAGAAAGTTGATATCCTCATTTTGGGTGGAAGAATGATCTCCACATTCAACAGAGCCAATGGCTTACCCGTCGGATCATCCCCTGTTCAGGAAGACATGATTGATACAGCAAAGTCAATTATCGAGAAGGCTAAGGTCAGGGGAGTGGTTCTTCATTTACCAGTTGATGTTGTGATTGCTGACCAGTGTGCACCTGATGCGAGCTGCAAG ACTGTAGCAGCAGCTAGTGTTCCTGATGGTTGGATGATTTTGGATATTGGTTCGGATTCAATCCAGGCATTCAATGCATCTCTTGATACAGCCAAGACTGTTTTACTTCATGGTTCGTTAGGAGTTTATAATTTTGACAAGTTCGAACATGGAACGGAA GCAATCACCATGAAGTTGGCTGAGCTAACTGGAAAGGGTGTAACAACAATTGTTGCAGGTGGTGAGTCAATTAAAACTATCCACAAACTAGGTTATGCTGAAAAGGTAAGCCACACCTCAACAGGAGGGGTTTCCAGTGATGGGCTATTGGAAGGAAAGTTACTTCCTGGTATTTATTCTTTAGATTCAGGTTGTTGA